CACGAATCAAATAATTGTGCGGTCTCCCCAAGGAAACGTTATGTATTACTGGTTCCTCGACGCGAGACGTGGAAATCAGCTTTCTTGACTCTACTTCCTGACGCATCGTAGCTTCTGCCCTTTCCCAGGAGGTAAGATGCCGTGGATGCTAACGATTTACTGACGTTGGGTCTTGGCCTCACAGCGCCCTGGCGAGTCGTGGGCCAGTCCCTGGACCTTGCAAAGCAGCCAAGCGAGCTTCGCCTTGAGGTCGAGGCCGCGAGAGGTGAGCGCTACCCTTGCCCGGCGTGCGGTGCGACTTGTAAGGCCCATGATTTCGCGGAGTTCAGCTGGCGTCATCTCAACTTCTTCCAGCATCACTGCCTTATCAAAGCCCGGGTGCCCCGAGT
This DNA window, taken from Fundidesulfovibrio putealis DSM 16056, encodes the following:
- a CDS encoding transposase family protein, producing MDANDLLTLGLGLTAPWRVVGQSLDLAKQPSELRLEVEAARGERYPCPACGATCKAHDFAEFSWRHLNFFQHHCLIKARVPRV